The DNA window AAGCCATCCTGTGACCACAATGGGATCTAGGCTCAGGATAAAACAGAGATGGCAAGGAACTGGGTCCTTGGTGACCTTGCAGAGCCCCTGGATCAAACCCACCCGGGGGGCCCACACTTCCTCCAGACTTTctcattaaatgcaccaataaaTTCTCTTACTGTTTGAACtagtttgaattttctatttcttacaacCAAAATGCCCTCTGATAAAATATCTTTATACCTTTTAGCCAAATTGCAAAGAGTTTCTCTCCTGACAGcattagcagaaaaaaaaaacccagggaagcccaggatggcTGAGCCCAAGACACATGATCATTCCAGGGATAGGAAGGGAGTTAGATCAAAACCTTATCCTCCCCAAAGTCAAGACAGTCAGCTTCAAGCCAGTCGTGCTAATGGTAGCCATGAACCATGGGGCTGTTTGCTCGCTGCAGTATCTCCAGTGTCTAGCCCTGGGTCCGGCACATGGTAGCCACTATCCCCGATcagtatgaatgaatgaatgaccactGTTTCTCTCTACCGTCACTCAAGCAGCTGCCTGTTTCTGTGCGAAGAATTTGTAACCATCCCAGCACATGGGCCTGTTCACCTCACACGGCACACTTGCATGTTATTTGTACCTTCCTTGCTCCCAGTGGACTTTGGTGGTGAGAAAGCAGAAGCATCTATGGTACTGCCTGACCTCTGAGTCTCATGCATACCTGAGCCCCACGATGGATCAGGAAGGGGGCCTATTTCTGGGTCGAAACTCTTCTTCCCTCTCAAAACTTGACAAGGAAATCAAGAGGATGCCTGATGCCAGGGACTCACACTTGATGGGTTTCATCTAGTGCTTTGCactggtttctcttttccttttgtggaATGTAAATGCCTTTTATTATCAGTGTCAGATGGGTCTCATGAAAGCCGGACAATTTGCAGGTTTTCTGGTTCAAAAAGCGACTTTGGACAGAAGTAAGAGAAAACACCCCCCGGATGGTCTACGGCTGGCAGAGTAATTCTGTGGTATTAAGACATGTCAGGGGGAATGCCACCCTCCTCGCATTTGTGTTTTGTGAAAATCTCATACAAATTCCACTACCATAGCTTagtgatatttaaatatatacaataaagcAATCATACGGAATGATTGTCAGGAAAAGAATGCAGGTGTATCCTGCCTttcataataaaaggaaaaagaagtagaaagaaactGTGAGACCCAGGCCTGCTCCCTTTTTGGTTCTTCTGTTTTTCCCCAAGCACGTCTAATCAATAACCCACCGGTTAGTCATTTCCTTTTGTAGCTATAACAATAACTCCTTGCATTTCAAATGCTTTGcgatagaaaagaaagaataataatgcAAAACGAAGGAATTACATCTGAATGGTATTATTCTCAGCTTTATTAAATTTGCTCTCTGTACAAATGTTTATGAAGTCGGAGAGCTGCTTTTCCCCCAAGCAGCAAATTCCACATCAATAAGCAGTGGGGGATGGGAActtgaaggaaggaggaaagaaagaccCCTGGTCCCTGGTCTTGggcttctcatttgttttttcccaAATTAACTCTCCCTGCCAGCTGCTTGAGCCAAGACGTGGTCTGCTTTGAACCTTATTAAAACCATGAAACCAAAACAGGTTGAGCCAAAAGGCATCTGGGAGATCGTGTTCCAACCCTCCCCCTTAATGGCGCAGACCAGCGAGCTAAGGGGTTTTCTCTGCTGCTGTGTAGCCAAGCCAGGAACCCCAGCCAGGTTTCCCGACTCCCTGCCTTCCTATCATGTGCCCTGGTCCAAGTTTTAGAGCAAATGCCTTTGGTTGTTAGCGTCGACTGCGAAATGCGAACCACTTCTCTGCAAACTGAGTACAACCCATATGCTCACTCCACGATGTCTTCTGTGGTTGCTTGGACCTAATTGTTGAAACTCTTTTGATTTGAAACTGAGCACGTGACATTCTTGATGCCTTTTTGACATCAGGCCGGAACGCTGGTTGTGTCCCCTGACACCGTGCACCTTTCAAATGCCCTTGCTGTATTGGGATTCCCTGTCCTACCAGTCTCTCCACCCGAGGTGGCCAGACCACGGGTTTACCCAGAGTCCTTTGCAGCCAGGACCCAGACATTGACTAGGCTCCACCATTGCAAACTACACCATAAGAGAGGAGGTATAGCCCTGCAATTTATTATGGGAAAGGGCAGCCTCGGATGttcagctgggggtgggggttgacGCTGCAGTGGGTACAAGTTTAAATACCTGGGACGTGATTGCTGTTGGTGCTGGTGACCGTTGTGGGTTTGGTCCAGTACAACTGGAGTATCCTTGTGTGGTGGGAGCATCTCTATGTGGTAAGCGCATCCCTGTGTGGTAGAAGCATCTCTGAGGGGTGGGAGCATCTCTGTGCCATAGCAGCCTCTCTGGGCAATGGGAGTATCTCTGTGGGGTGTGAGTATCCCTGTGCAGTGGTGCAGTAGTGGCAGTTTTCCCACCAGGCCCGTCATATGCGACGGTTTCAGGCATTTGGAAGGTAAGCCTCgagcttggctctcccacctcctgaCAGCTCTAGGAACTCCCAACCTCCTTCAATAAACTCCTTCTCTGGGTAATCAGCAGAATCTACTGCCATTGCTTGCAGATAAGAGCCCTGCCTTATCCTCTGCACCCTCCTATTTCGTGCTACCctgtccctcctcccctgccaAACACAGGCTGACATAAATCCCCACAGTGAAAAGAGAAATGCCAACATGAGAAATTCTTCTCGTGACGATGTCGATGatgctttacatttttatagCTGTTTACAGTCTGTTAAAGCAGTTCTGAGTTTTCTGCAAACATGTCTGTCAATGAGGAGAAGCGTTCTTGGGTGAAACCATCAGTTTATTAAGTCATTATCACCTTCAGGTCAAAATCCATTAAGTGCTTGGGGCCCATACATTGTCATCTGCACAgagtttcttactttcttttttttttttttgcggtacgcgggcctctcactgttgtggcctctgccgttgtggagcccaggctccggacgcgcaggctcagcggccatgcctcacgggtgcggctgctccgcggcgtgtgggatcttcccggaccggggcacgaacccgcgtcccctgcatcagcaggcggactctcaaccactgcgccatcagggaagccctgcagagtTTCTTAATCAAGGATGCTTGGTATCTCAGGGTTTGTGATCTTACAGCCCCTGCTCTGCGTGTGTCCATAGTGTACAGACTAGCAGAGAAATATCATCGGTCACAGAATATTACATCTGGAGAGATCCTCACTATGGATGAGGAATCTGAGAATGTGCGACTGGCCCAATATTACACAGCAAGGTAGTGACCAATTCAGGACCAGAACCCCGGGTCCTGGTTCTGCCCACAAGGGGTATGCagcacacataaataaataaaatgccataTGCCAGTATCAGCCTTCTCCCCATCCACAGATGACCTTCCTCTAGAGTGTCTGGGAAAGAGGAGTGTATCAGTTAGTCATGCCAGGTTATGCTGCAGCAACAAATATCCCCAGTCTCATGGGCTTACATCAGATTAGGTCTACTTCTCATGCACGCCACCCGTCCACAGCCCCCTGAGACCCGGCCTACCGGAGCAGCCCCGTCTGGAGAGTGCCAATCaccacacagagaaaaggagagcTCTGGAGGGTCTCTGCCTGGCAATGAAAAGATCCAGCGCCAAAGGGGCCCTCTGCTCAGAAGTCGCTGGCCAGAGCTGGTCACAGCACCCCACCCAGCCCCAAGGGGACCAGGAAGTGTGGCCCTTCTGTGTGCTCGGGAAGCAGGGAGCAGGAGACCATCGTGATTTTAGGGACTTATCTTGAGTCTGTGCCCGTTGCACCCCTGGCCCATGCTCCTCTGTCCAGCAGCCTCCCCacttctcccagcctccccaAGAGTACTGCCCACTTCACTGCTGGACACGCCTGAGCTTTGGGAACACGATTCCCTGCTGGAAGGCTGCTCCCCTCCACTCGGGCCCTTGCAGAGGGGCCCACACGGGCCGCCCACACTCCCCAAGGCAAGTGCTGCGGAACTGCAAGGAGAAAGGGAATTCTtcgtcccccctccccccttcctccttccgTTCTTCGCGTGCGCACGCGTGCGTGTTTGAATGTGGTAAAACACACGTAACATAACATTTACTGTCGCAACCACATCTAAGTCTACAGTGTTGTTAAGCACACCGACGTTGCAAAACCGAAACTCGGGACTCCCCTGGCAGACCAGCGGTTGAGGCTCCGCgctgccaatgcgggggatgcgggtccgatccctggtcagggaactagggtcccacatgccgtgtggtgtgccccccgcaccccccgccaaaaaaagttttaaaaaaaggacactgaaactctgtccccataaACGCTGACTCCAcgtcccctccccctgcccctggcccccaccatctactttctgtcttgatGAACTTGACTCctctaggtgcctcatataagtggaatcctacaATATTTGTCCTTGTGACTAGCTTGTTTCACTTAGAAAGGTTCATCCCCGGTGTAgcacatgtcagaatttccttccttttttaggCTGAGTCATATTTCATTgaatggatggaccacattttgcttatccaccATCCACGGATGGACACCCTCCCCTCCTGCAGCTGTACATAGTTTTCATTGCTGTCCCATCACATCAAGGACTGTGTTCCCAAGAATATAGGTcctgaggacacacacacacacacacacacacacacacaccccaacagccaatttcccttcctccctccctcacagccCGGCAGGAGTTCTGGACTCTACCAGCAATGTTCCTGGAACCAGCTATCCCTTGAGACTGTGGGCCTCTAGGGTAGTGGGCAGGGAGCCTGTATCCTGTGTGCCCTTTACTCCCTGAAGGTCTGAGTCCAGCTCCTCTGGTGGGGAAAGGAGGCCAGCAGACACTGGAGGGCTTACAAGACCCCAGCGGAGGGGAGTGTGGAGGTGGGCGGCAGGGTCTGGAGTGCAGCTCTCAGACTCCCCGCTGCCTGGGGACAAAACTTGGCAAAAGCGATGGCTTTGTGCTGGCTAACTGACCTCGGAGTGGCGGTCAGCCTCTCTGCGACAAATCGGCTTGTCACCAGCAGAGGTGGGGACTGTGCTGACGTCACACCCAGCGGTTGCTGGTTCCACTCATCGCCACCCCGACCCCGGTCAGCAGGTGACCTGCAGGAGATCTGTCTACTGATGAGTTAATAAGGCACCACCAATCACACATTTTAAAGAGACCTTCAAGGTTGTACGTCAGCATAGCTGGTTTCCTCGtcatcctatgtattttattgtgAAAACACTATTCAAAGACTGCGTCCCTGGGCTTCCCGGGATGCCCGAAGGAGATATACAGGGCAGGTCAAGACCCCCCCGAGGCGGAGAATGGCCCCCACTCAATGCTGATGGGGAGTCCCcaagtgtgttttttaaataacatctttttCACTTCCCCTAGATCTCCTGGACGTGCAGCTCTCCGTGGCCCCTCGTACCCCCTTCACCGTGAGCACATCCTCTCCACAGCGAGCACCCCTGCTGCAGCTTGCCGGACGGACGGGGACAGACGTCCTACTCTGACTACAAGGGATGTTCCGCCATCTGCTTTTTGGCCGTTCCGCCTGAAGTGCTGTTGACTTTCATTATTTAGCGGGACCTTCCATTCCAGATGCCTTCGGAACACCCGCCTCAGACCCCGAGCACAGCCAGCATAGCTCACAGCACGCGGACCCCCAGCATCTGGCTGAAATGCAGATCCAGCCTCAGCAGGCGTGGActggcctgagactctgcatctGGGAGGCAAAGGCGAGCGTGGTCACCAGGGTCCCCTGGAAGACCTACAACaaataaaccagaaaaagacaaaaacagtgAGCTGGTCTCTTGCACCCCAGCCCTGGAGATGCAGACGGACCATCCTCTGAAGGCTCCTCTGCTCGTGGTGAGGCCGGATCAACCTTCAATTAACTGAGCAGCAAGCGTGTGCTGGGCACTGACCTGGGGCTGAGGGCTCGGTGGGAACAGGGCAGGGGGGCCTCCTGGCCACATGGGGCTGCCTTCTAGTGGGGAGAAAAGCTAGTAACAAATTCATTTCTTCCAGAGGGGTCTCCCAGGAGCTAAAACCTCCGAGCCTCTCTTGGGCTCTGGTCCCTCCAAGGCAGAGGTAGTTTAATCCACTGTCTCTTTCCGCTCTGCTCTGAAAGAAAATCGCACCACATAAGCTTCTGACCGCACAGTCCCTGTTTCCACCCTTAATTACAGAGTGACAAGTGCCGTGAATGGGTGGGGAaacaggaggtggggagaggactCGGGGGTGGGAGGCGGGTAGGTCGGTGGGGCGGACACAGGGCCATAGGCCGGCCTTGGCCACAGCTAGCTTGGGGCTTGGCCTGAGCTCCCTGGTGGCCAAAGTGAGACACGGTCGGTGATGTGACCTTCATTGTGAGGTCTGGTTCTTGGATGGGACACCTGGGTTTCATCTTAAACCGAGACCCATACGTCTGTACGTGAAGGTTCTGTAGATTTGGGGGGACCAGCAGTAGCTGGTTTTCTATCTGAATTTATGTGCTCCCTGGTCCTGATTTTTCATTTATAAGTTACCAATTTATAGCAAGATGTTTTGATGCAGAGTACCTCAAACATTTTTCGAACAAGAGTGGGTTCAACACATGGACACATTCAAAGCCCACCTTGATGGGATACCCCTTTATGGGGGGAGCGGGGGCAGCCCCAGCTGGAGGCCCCGCCTGGGTGTCTGGAGCTGCTGCGGgacccaggctcagcagccacccCCTCCCCGGGTTCTGTCTCCCCACTGCTGGGAAGGCACGGCTGGCCGGTGTCTGGGGCTCCCCTTCCGCCTGAGGTGGAGGGATTGGTCAAAGAGCTCAGGGCCCCCCACAGACAAAGGTCATGCCTGGGCGTGGGGCCCTGTGCCAGCAGAGTCCCCAGGTATCAGAGCAGGCCCAGCAGCCCACGAGGTGGCAGTGCTCAGACCTCCACGACAGAGCCCCCGACACTTGGGAGGTGAGGGCAGGACAGGGCCCAGTGCCGGGGCGGTGGGGAGGGAATAGAGCCCAGGCAGACAGCCCCCTGCTACAGCCTCTGCCCTTTGCCTGGTCCTTCCGTCTCGAGGGGACCCTGCCCATAatactccccaccccaccccaggctcagCCGATCCCAGGCCTATCTCGGGTTCCGTTAGGGAGCCGGGAGCCAAGCAGGGCGGTTCAGGGGTCTCGGCCCCATCAGCGGAGCTGAGTGGTCACATTCTCCTTGGTCCTCAGACCCGGGACGGGCTTCCGGCCCCATCCCCCACACCTGGCTCCTCTGAGGCTGGCCCACTCCCGCTCTCCCGGCCACGGCCCCTGGGCACCTTCCCAGTGCTGAGGAGACACGAGGCCCCGTGCACTCAGTACGTCCCCAGATCAGACCACGAAGCTTCGCTCCTATCCTGCCATCCCCTGCGCACCCCTCCCTGGGCTGGAGCAGGGGCTCCTGGCTCGCTTTTCCCACTCGACAGGAGAAACTTGTCCCCCCAGGTGGCTCCCCCCCGCAGAGCCCCGTGGGCTGACACTTCTCACCAGGCGCCCACCTCCCTTCTCCGATCACCCGACTCCCAGCAACCCCCAATCACCGGCTCACGCACCCTGGGTCTGTCCTGTTATCTGCTCGTAGGGCACCCACATCCCACCTCCAACCAAAGGTTAACTCCACGAGAGGGGAGCCCTGGGAACGGGGTCGGGGGTCTCCCCGCCTAGCCCGCAAGGCCCCTTCCAGAGGCCCAGAGCCGGCCCTGGGAACCTGAGCCCTCTGGGAGCGGGAAGGGGAGACCCCAGTGAGGCCGGGTGCAGCCCGAGGGTGACGACCCTGGAAGAACGTCCTCAGGGCCTGGCATCGCAGACACAGCTCGAGAGCCGGGCAGACAAGTTTTATTCCACCCGCTTCCCGCCCACGGCCACGCCAGGCCGAGCGAGGACGGGCTGCGTGGAGGGTCTGGGACAGAGGTGCACACAGGAGGTCACGCTGTGGCCCGAGGcgagtggggggcggggaggcagtTCTGCCACTGACCCTGGGGGTCTCTCTGGGGTCCTGGCCGAGCTGAGGGGTTCACAGTCTGCATGGTGTGGACACTGGAGGGCTGAGCAGGCTGGGGCGCAGGGAACGGCCAGGTCTGCTCCACGCACAGGAGGCTGCCCTGCACCTGCTGAGCCCCTGACGCCCCAGAACAAAGGTGCCGGGGTCTCGGGCGGCGACGGTCTTTTCGACAAAGACTCAGGAATGCCAAAGTGGCTGAGGCCGAGGGGGGACTGGACGGGACAGAGTAGAAAACTCTCGCACTCACGCACCGCACAGGCGTACACGCGGGGTCAGTAAAAACACAAGGCCTGGGTCACACGACGCTCTGCCGGCCCCCTGCCCCCTCAGACTCAGACGTGCCACAGCCACCGCCCCGCCCAAAGTCAATGAAGATCCCTTCCGAACCCGAGTCGACTGACTCCAGGATCCGGTCCACCAGGTTCTCGGGGCTGGAGGAAGCTGGTGAGCTGCGGGCCGGGCCTGGGCCAGGCTCACGGGGCTGCGCCGGGGGGTACAGTCTGCTGGGGCAGGGCCCCGACGGGGGCGCTGGGGAGGGTCTGAAGGTCCCGGCAGGGTCCTGGCCGGGTGTGTCAGCAAAGCCCTGGGGCTCGGGGCAGGACGTCATCTCGGAGACCGAGTGCCTGCGGATGCCCGTGGCGCCGGCCACCGCACCCTCGGCCTCGTGCTCCGCCACGGGGTTCAGCAGTGGCGTGTTGTAGCTCTTGGACCGCACCACCGGGTTCTTGGCCAGGATGTCCCCCGATCGGGAGCGGCGCAGGAAGTGCTTCTCTgcatacagacagacagacagggcatcaggcagggggccagggtggggctggCCAGATGCTAGGGAACACCCACTGCAAGCACCTACTTTGCGCCCAGCTCTGCAGGAAGGGACCGCTACAGGGAAAAGCCCGACCGGTGTAGATCCTGCTGGGGCAGCCTGGAGGGAAGTTGGGGTTTCCACCCCAGCTGATACTAGGTCCATCCCTACGTGACCTCCTTCTCTCCTCGGTCTGGCCTCTCAGCCCGGAATGGGGGCGGGGGGCCTCAAGTCAACCGCCTGGGTTCAAACATGCACCTTGCCAGTGACCTGTGCgcgtgcctccgtttcctcacctgtggaAAGTCAACAAACCCAAGCACTTGCTAAGGGAGACACAGCCCCTGTCCTCAGAGCTGGAgtcctactgtgtgtgtgtgggtgggccACAGGTCGGGCGGTGGCAAGTGCCCGGATGGGGCAGCACATGAGGTCAGGGCTGGGGTTTATTCTGAGTGTGGGGGGTGACCCCGGGGGTGGGAGAGGACGGATATAGGGGCAGGTCTCAGGCTCCCACTCAGGACCCTGCAGTTCCAGAGTTGACCACCAGGTGGCAGGGCTGAGCGGGATGAACCAGAGGCTGTCCTGGACCACAGGACACAGGCTCCCTCGTTGCCTGGCAGGGGTCTCGGTGTCCAGGGCCACACAGACCTCAAAGTTCCTCCAGCTGCTGGAGCCCCGCCGGAGCCGGGACATGCTAGCTGGGCAGGTTTTATAACTGCAGGTGGGTGGGCCCTCTGGACGAGGGGACACTCTTGATGAGCTCTCGTACCACTGTCCCCTTGGTTCCCTTCATGCATTTCTTCCCAGGCCTGGATCCTCCCTGCCCTTCAGCTCCCAGTCTGGCCTTCCCTGAGCTCCCCGCCGTGGCCCTCATGTCACCTGGGCACTGGTCCCCTTGGGCACTCATCTGGGGATGGTTTACTCATTGGCCTGCCTCCCCTGGTGGACAAGAGCAAATGAGGGTGGGGCTTGGTCTCTGCTGAACCCTCAGGACCAAGAACAGGGGCTGGCGCACAGTAGGCGTTCAGTTTACACTGCTGAACGAACCGACGGGGCCAGGCAGCCCCAGGACGCCCAGCCATGCCCACTTCACAACCCCTCCACACCCCCCGTGAGTCCCCAAATAAGCCAGGACTTCTTGGGCTccgggcctttgcacgtgctgggTCCTCTCCCTCGTCAACTCCTGACTTTCGGGACTGAGCTCGGATGTGACCTCTGTGGCGGGTGCGGGGGTCTCTGCCGGGCTCTCAGGGGAGTCACTGCAGCACCACTTGTGACGTCAGCCCTTGAAGGAGGGACCCCACGTGACCCACCCTGTGCCCAGTGCCCCGCACACAGCACGGCCGGTGGATGCTCAGGACAGGTTTGCCGTGGCTGCACATCTGGTTCTGCATGACTCCCCTGGGAGGCCTGGGCCCCCGACCGTGCAGAGGTGGATGGGGCCAGGGGACACCCTGCTCCCACCCACGCCCAGGCGACGCCTACCCAGGATGCAGGAGTGTGTGAAGGCACCCTCTCTGGAGTAGAGGCCGTAGGTGCCCAGGTAGGGCGACACCACCTTCTGGATCAGCGTCTCCAGGCGCAGGTAGTCCTTGGTCACTCCCCGGGACTCGTGCACCCCCtgcaagagggaggggtgtgggggtCCGCCGGTCGGCCTGTTCCCTGCCTCCCTAGCCCAGCCATGCTTAGCTCAAAGGCCACCACAAACGGCGCCCTCCCTTCCCCCGGAGTCCTGGCCCCCATGGCGGTGGCCCAGCACCCTCCCTTCCCAGCCGTCTCTCGGGTTGGGGCCTCTGAGCCACCCTCCTGCTTTAACACCCTCGTGGCTGCCCGCTGCACACAGGAGCTGGCGTGGCTGGGAGACCATGATGCCTGCGGGAAAGGGGTCTGTGGCCAAATTAGGCTGGGCACCTGCACCTCCCCCTCGGGACAGTTGTGTGTCCCCTTCCGTGAGCTGGCTTCCCAGAGGCTCTGGGCAGTCCTGGGGGGCCAAGCTCATTCACCTGGACCCGCACCCTCACTCCCTCGCCCCAAGGAGCACTGTAGGCAGGACAGGCTGCCCCCCTGGGCCAGGCCCAGGTCCAGGTCTATATCCAAGCTGAGCGGTCAAGGCCCGTCCATCTGATAgagccgcccctccccctcccacactgCTTCCCCGGCCAGGCACCGTCCAGCCCCTCCCAACACCTCCCCTCATTCATAGCTTTGAAGGGTTTTCCACCCCTCCCATTTCACTGGAGCCAAAGCCTGGAAAATGAGGCTGCCCACGGGACAGCCGTGGCCTTGCCCACTCAGCTGTGAGCTGACCAGGAGGCAAGCTCTGGGTCCCCAGCGACACCGGCAgagggctgggcacacagcaggTTTTTAGTGAGTGCTTGCTGAACGAATGATGTCTCTGAACGCATGAATCATCCCCAAGGGGCTGCCAGCAGTTAAGAAGCAAGATACACCCAGGTTAACGCTGAACGACAATTGAAGACAGCGAGAACCCAACTCTGCACTGCCTAGAAGAAACCCACTTAAACtactaaagacacacacagacgaGAAGTAAGGGAGTGCGGGACTGTATGTGATGACACGGATCACAGCACAAGCAGCCGTGTCAATTTCAGATAGGACAGACTTCAGACCAAAGCCATTTATCAGGGATAAGGAAGGTCATCACCTAACGCTAAAGAGATCACTTCTCCGAGGTGACATAACAATCCCTAATGTGTACGGACCTAACACAGAGCAGGAAACTACGGAGGCAAAAACTGACGGGGCTGCGAGGACAGAGAAATCCATCCTCCTAGCTGGAGGCTTCAACACTCCTCTCAGaaacagatccagcaggcagaaaatcaggaaGGACACAGATGAACCCAACaccaccatcaatcaactggatataactGACATCTATAGACAACTTGTCCAATGGCAGAATccatattcttctcaagctcacatgggaCATCCTccaagacagaccacattctgggccataaaacacagctcgacacatttaaaagaacagaaatcgtACAATGTCTGCCCTCAGACCACAAAGAAATTAAACCAGGAATCCGTAACACAGTGATAACTGAAAACCCCCAaacacatggagattaaacaactcCCTTCTAAATGACACAGGGgtcaaagaagaatttttaaataatttgaattaaatgaaaatgaaaacgcCAACGTCCAAATTATCAGGATGCATCGAAGCAGTgcttacagggaaatttatagcactgaatggATACGTTAGAATATAAAAAGTCTACAAGCAGTCTTGTAAACTTCCACCTTAGGAGACTagacaaagaagagcaaattaagtccaaagtaagcagaagcaaaaaaataagaatcaGCAGAAATCAAcggaattgaaaacagaaaaatggatggAGAAAATCAACAAGACCAAAagctttgaaaagatcaataaaatccaTAAGCCTCTAGCCAGACCAGCTACGGACAAGAGAGAGGAGACCCAAACGACTAACGTGAGAAACGAAAGCGGGGACATCACTACAGACTCCACAGATCCAGCTGTGCTTGGACAAGGAGGGGGTGCCCCCGGAAGTCATCCAGATGAACCTGGAggagccgcccccgcccccagcaacAGCGCCATGGATGAGGATGACATTACTGCTGAGCTGTGCTGGGCGTTTCGCAAACTTTGTGTCCCTTCATTCCCAGaatttgtttctggtgtctgGTCTCTGCTCCCCATTGCCCAGTGAGGAAATGCGGGCCCCGGGGGTTGCATTATTTGTGTACCACGCTCAGATGCAGGGCTGATACTCAGCTTCTGGGACCCCGGTGAGAAGGAGCTTTGGTTCTGCACGTGAAGCACggggcacatagtaggccctcaaaaGATGTGCTGACCAGTAGCTGTGACCTCAGGTCCATCTGGGACTTGAAAACAGTGGGGACAAGTTCACCGCAGGGCTGGGACAAGGCCATTCAAAGTGGAGGCCAAGGCGAGAGCAAAGGGTTGTGGTTGGGGGTAGGGGTCGCACCCAGGAGGGGTAGAAGGACACTCTGGGGGAAAATGGGGCCAAGCCCAGAAGCTGCATGAGGCACAGCgaccaccagggggcagcaccACCCCGGCCTGGCCGCCACCCAGGTGCTGTTCATGGGATCGAGATGAGACCTTATTCCTTGGCTTGAAATCCCAGCCTCATCACTTCCCGCCCCCAAGAGGAAGTGCACCATGGAGGACTTTGTGTCGATTTCTCCTCGTTATCCTTCGAGGAAATGGGCCGAGGGATGCAATGTCCCGCCAGTCGCTGCCCTGCGTGGCCGCCAGGACGACCACCGGCTCCCAGCGAGTGTAGCCCCTCGACACTTCTAACGTCCACATCTTTGCTCTGGAATCTTCAACCAgctgccctgggccccaggaCCAACCTCACAGACATAAATTTAGAAGGACTTCCACGTGCATGGGTGGGCTCAGGACAATGAACAGGGTTGGGAGCCTGTCAGCCTCAGGGAAGGCCAGGCTCCCAGCCGTCACAGCTCCGGGCAAGCGAGGACTCTacttccccacctgtaaaatggggtggtTGATGGTGCTCATCCTGGGGCTGTGACAGTGAGACAGGCTGGCAAACTGTAGGGTGCCGTGCCCGCCACAGGGCTCGGGGCGCAGCAGTTTGCAGAAAGGTCCTTCAGAAATGTCTGGAACTGCTGTGGGGAGCGGGAGGCGGTGGCCCCCAACCCCAGTGACTGACCGATGGGGGAGTA is part of the Phocoena sinus isolate mPhoSin1 chromosome 10, mPhoSin1.pri, whole genome shotgun sequence genome and encodes:
- the PRR5 gene encoding proline-rich protein 5 isoform X6, which codes for MSNQLLTKGMVILRDKIRFYEGQKLLDSLAETWDFFFSDVLPTLQAVFYPVQGKEPSVRQLALLHFRNIITLSVKLEDALARARARVPPAVVQMLLVLQGVHESRGVTKDYLRLETLIQKVVSPYLGTYGLYSREGAFTHSCILEKHFLRRSRSGDILAKNPVVRSKSYNTPLLNPVAEHEAEGAVAGATGIRRHSVSEMTSCPEPQGFADTPGQDPAGTFRPSPAPPSGPCPSRLYPPAQPREPGPGPARSSPASSSPENLVDRILESVDSGSEGIFIDFGRGGGCGTSESEGAGGRQSVV